The Pyrenophora tritici-repentis strain M4 chromosome 3, whole genome shotgun sequence genome has a window encoding:
- a CDS encoding GTPase SAR1 and related small G protein gives MLSILRKARLKDKEMRILMLGLDNAGKTTIVKKIMNEDVNSVSPTLGFIIKTIEYDGYKLNICTAPAFSRKSAY, from the exons ATGCTGTCGATATTACGGAAAGCACGTTTGAAGGACAAGGAGATGCGCATCTTGATGCT GGGTTTGGACAATGCTGGGAAGACGACTATTGTCAAGAAGATCATGAACGAAGATGTCAACAGTGTCAGCCCTACTCTTGGCTTCATTATCAAGACGATCGAGTACGATGG GTACAAACTGAACATATGTACTGCACCTGCTTTCTCCCGGAAAAGCGCATACTGA
- a CDS encoding DUF4045 multi-domain protein, which produces MSSEDKEIDPSEFVQRIRRLGDQRDQEDAERVKKLEEDLIQGRSERLARRAERARSISPDKPYTPQSPRSAAGTPRAVQEQAASTPTPTMSPPAQDVVARAEEEQPVTLEDVEPKKPATSAAALGRSGTLSWKQRPQSGSIRRPLSVAGRSPERPSTTNTAEPSSPDVNPSRSSIAASLGAKDPAFFRQSADGGRGSAAFRKSQDDTASDADSVSARRQLPGMSRDSTIEPEVGSPPAESVRSSSPGSRGGSMRGSTAMSNRFSTSTSISGGDADPSAKGRSPLPVLESQKFALPSEPASSVDGGDNERAARGMAMSPTQGRISPERERSASPTKGMGGFVQSAMLKRSDSVSKRWSTQNPPVLSRQNSSFSNRSSAMAGYGTLSLLERPASRDNFGESSSRPTSSYSNATVTVADKDAAPKEEFVKPALPRHSRAKSVASTFSEKDAQLQDESPPSPSKRWSPTKTKSSWLESALSKPESPKTMKQSAPAQPAWMAELSRIKQQRSSVDLGKGSPFGEPPGSGRTSPIKDVQLKPVGLRRPESPKKEEHIVEPKKMDTVKEQSPAPLSVSTQKPKPAEEAPPVSDEPEAPKEPSGKAAEEAPAPASVQSPTSPSATEEPSAPTSAKPVAARFNKDMGNGFPVAKTEPAPKKDFRAGLKSRQLPVNNSKDNEVNELQNVFGRLRKTETKNYVAPDVLKDNITRGKGALNITGGPKPTVRKDEFKESLLKKKSVIFDKAQAEGSVLKRSDSISKPAPTPEAILKSKGLHRADSDPKTTASKEKEPIPEALARKKSLSAVRPIMNDKSASPAPPSPTKEPAMSGKLAGRFNPALAGMLARGPPPQATNKSTSSAEVDASPTRPAQEKTGPAPELQHMTKGRARGPKRRAPASKQTASEPEKAEEKVHTAAAVPLVNSERAIASSEPSKTNGNPEQRPVARTPASRSSTEKPATPAKSARISSGNFSKTATPESSKKPEPVDQDRRVSGSQVTPKPSPRPESISSPKIGSPGIPKKPTSLEFEKRVSGSYSTPQKSPLPKQVETPKANSPSPSPTSHSRFSRPLPTLPTKPAVESPKSTPLRGISTPNVEISPATNQPSPQKTGFSSVKNATSMWGRPTTSSSPAPVRAPIKLPTQADERAAMKDAGLVRSPVSEDKALPESPRPEPVPPKPRPAGLGFSLGSLSGLVASRSRDSTPQLPRNAPMSPPGSANRPFSEPPVSPVKKHDGMFADFFDDAPVTDTQLPDNIDTMHTLKSPPLDLGPTGKIRTLRKKIEEVTGDGRLYPILVHEEHILFQDSMYLCTHIYTDSKGVKHTDVYLWSGNGVPEPTLEDVQLFAKNHARQNQGRLIVMRQGQETPNFFEALGGIVITRRGAKPGAKQFMLCGRRHLGHLAFDEVDYALKSLCSAFPYLITTSTGRVYLWKGRGCSAEEVSGARLMGMDLAPTGDYAEIAEGSEPQDMLNTFPPSLVPNKGPAIPRSADHWRYKATSDKYRVRLYKIEQTTGQPAGWGQALQVSSSFFAPLLRRPSWNAAEQRPQTPITPKSPVGTVKTEIKEIMPFSQRDLEPENIYVLDAFFEMYIIVGPLSRSQAPAFSTALMFAQAYGMLAVSEEDRPFMPVTTVVLEGVPRDMKVLFRHWDDKLIPAAGLMSV; this is translated from the exons ATGTCTTCCGAAGACAAGGAAATCGACCCCTCGGAGTTTGTGCAGCGCATCCGACGCCTCGGCGACCAGCGAGACCAAGAGGATGCCGAGCGGGTGAAGAAGTTGGAAGAAGATTTGATACAAGGCCGCAGCGAGAGACTAGCGCGGCGAGCAG AGCGAGCGCGGTCAATCTCTCCCGACAAGCCATATACACCGCAATCGCCACGCTCTGCAGCCGGCACCCCGAGAGCGGTACAGGAACAGGCTGCCAGTACGCCCACACCGACCATGAGCCCGCCGGCACAAGACGTCGTGGCCCGCGCCGAGGAGGAGCAGCCCGTGACACTCGAAGATGTAGAACCTAAGAAGCCTGCGACCAGCGCCGCCGCTCTGGGACGATCAGGGACGCTCTCGTGGAAGCAGAGGCCGCAATCGGGCAGCATACGGCGCCCGCTCTCGGTAGCAGGGCGCTCCCCCGAACGACCGTCGACTACAAACACAGCAGAGCCCTCTTCGCCCGACGTAAACCCCTCACGAAGCTCCATTGCCGCCTCGCTAGGTGCAAAAGACCCTGCTTTCTTCCGACAGTCAGCCGACGGAGGGAGGGGCTCAGCTGCTTTTAGGAAAAGCCAAGACGACACCGCTTCCGACGCAGACTCAGTCTCGGCCAGGAGACAGCTTCCAGGCATGTCACGCGACTCGACTATAGAGCCAGAAGTTGGCAGTCCGCCTGCTGAGAGCGTACGCTCGAGCTCGCCGGGGTCACGAGGCGGCTCCATGCGAGGGAGCACCGCCATGAGCAACCGCTTCTCCACGAGCACATCCATATCTGGCGGCGATGCAGACCCGAGTGCAAAGGGACGGTCGCCGTTGCCGGTGCTTGAGTCGCAAAAGTTTGCGCTACCCTCAGAGCCCGCCTCTTCTGTTGACGGCGGGGACAATGAGCGCGCAGCACGCGGGATGGCCATGTCGCCGACCCAAGGGAGGATATCGCCAGAAAGGGAGCGCTCTGCGTCACCGACAAAGGGCATGGGCGGCTTCGTCCAGAGCGCCATGCTCAAGCGCAGCGACAGTGTGAGCAAGCGATGGAGTACGCAGAACCCGCCAGTTCTGAGCAGGCAAAATTCCTCCTTCAGCAACCGCTCGAGCGCCATGGCAGGCTATGGCaccctctccctcctcgAGCGGCCCGCGAGCAGAGACAACTTTGGCGAATCCTCTTCGCGTCCCACCTCGAGCTACAGCAATGCAACTGTTACTGTTGCCGACAAGGATGCCGCGCCGAAAGAAGAATTTGTCAAGCCAGCCCTCCCCCGCCACAGCAGAGCCAAGTCGGTCGCGTCAACGTTTAGCGAAAAGGACGCACAACTACAAGACGAATCTCCTCCAAGCCCTTCGAAACGATGGAGCCCTACAAAGACAAAGTCGAGTTGGTTGGAGAGTGCGCTGAGCAAGCCAGAGTCACCTAAGACGATGAAGCAATCAGCACCAGCGCAGCCCGCTTGGATGGCTGAACTCAGTCGCATCAAGCAGCAGCGCAGTAGTGTCGATCTAGGCAAGGGCAGTCCGTTTGGCGAGCCGCCTGGGTCGGGTCGGACGTCACCCATCAAGGATGTACAACTGAAGCCTGTGGGCTTGCGCAGGCCCGAATCTCCAAAGAAGGAGGAGCACATTGTCGAGCCCAAGAAGATGGACACAGTGAAGGAGCAATCTCCAGCGCCTTTGTCTGTATCGACTCAGAAGCCAAAGCCTGCGGAGGAGGCACCACCAGTCTCAGACGAGCCCGAAGCCCCAAAGGAGCCTTCCGGTaaggctgcagaggaagcACCCGCACCAGCTTCTGTCCAGTCACCCACCTCTCCCTCAGCAACTGAAGAACCATCAGCGCCGACAAGCGCGAAGCCGGTAGCAGCGAGATTTAACAAAGACATGGGCAATGGCTTCCCAGTGGCCAAGACAGAGCCCGCGCCGAAGAAGGATTTCCGCGCCGGACTGAAGTCCCGTCAACTACCAGTAAACAACTCCAAGGATAACGAAGTGAACGAGTTGCAAAACGTCTTTGGCAGATTAAGAAAGACAGAGACGAAGAACTACGTGGCACCCGACGTCCTCAAAGATAACATAACGCGGGGCAAGGGTGCTTTGAACATAACTGGTGGTCCCAAGCCTACTGTGCGGAAAGATGAGTTCAAGGAGAGTCTCCTCAAGAAGAAGTCGGTCATCTTCGACAAGGCGCAAGCAGAGGGCTCCGTCCTGAAAAGGTCAGACAGCATATCAAAGCCTGCTCCTACACCAGAAGCTATTCTGAAGTCAAAAGGTCTTCACCGGGCAGATAGCGACCCTAAGACCACGGCCTCGAAAGAAAAAGAGCCTATACCAGAGGCCCTCGCCAGGAAGAAGAGCTTAAGCGCTGTCAGACCCATCATGAACGACAAGTCAGCATCGCCTGCTCCCCCATCTCCAACCAAGGAACCGGCCATGTCTGGTAAGCTAGCGGGACGTTTCAACCCTGCATTAGCCGGTATGCTCGCTCGAGGACCGCCTCCTCAAGCGACGAACAAGTCTACATCAAGTGCTGAGGTAGATGCGTCACCTACCAGGCCTGCGCAAGAGAAGACCGGACCTGCACCAGAACTGCAACACATGACCAAGGGTCGGGCCCGTGGACCCAAGCGACGAGCGCCGGCGTCGAAACAGACGGCCAGTGAACCGGAAAAGGCTGAAGAGAAGGTACAtactgctgctgctgtcCCCTTGGTGAATTCTGAGCGTGCAATTGCTAGCTCTGAGCCTTCCAAGACTAACGGAAACCCAGAGCAGCGACCAGTAGCCAGAACGCCAGCCAGTAGATCATCGACCGAGAagcctgccacaccagccAAGTCCGCACGTATATCTTCGGGTAACTTTTCAAAGACCGCCACACCCGAGTCGTCCAAGAAACCAGAACCCGTGGACCAAGACCGAAGGGTATCGGGGTCTCAAGTCACACCCAAGCCCTCTCCCCGACCAGAGTCCATCAGCTCTCCTAAGATTGGTTCGCCGGGAATCCCCAAGAAGCCTACATCCCTAGAATTTGAGAAGCGTGTTTCCGGGTCGTATAGCACGCCGCAAAAGTCGCCTCTCCCGAAGCAGGTCGAAACACCAAAAGCAAACTCACCTTCGCCATCCCCAACATCACATTCTCGATTCTCACGCCCATTGCCCACATTACCCACCAAACCAGCAGTAGAGTCCCCCAAATCCACGCCACTCAGAGGAATTTCAACGCCCAACGTTGAGATCTCACCAGCCACCAATCAGCCCTCACCCCAAAAGACCGGCTTTTCATCAGTCAAGAATGCTACCAGCATGTGGGGCAGACCGACAACATCCTCATCACCCGCACCAGTGAGAGCACCGATCAAACTCCCTACACAAGCAGACGAACGAGCAGCGATGAAAGATGCCGGTCTCGTCCGCTCTCCAGTGTCAGAAGACAAGGCCCTGCCTGAATCCCCTCGACCAGAGCCTGTTCCGCCAAAGCCGAGGCCTGCTGGGTTAGGTTTCAGCTTGGGAAGCTTGAGCGGGTTGGTCGCATCACGATCACGTGACTCAACGCCACAGCTGCCTAGGAATGCGCCCATGTCACCACCAGGAAGCGCAAACAGACCGTTTTCTGAACCTCCCGTTTCACCGGTCAAAAAGCACGATGGAATGTTCGCAGACTTTTTTGACGATGCTCCGGTGACAGACACCCAGCTTCCGGACAACATAGACACAATGCACACACTAAAGTCACCACCGCTTGATCTCGGTCCGACAGGCAAAATTCGTACACTGCGCAAGAAGATTGAAGAAGTAACAGGCGATGGTAGACTTTACCCTATCCTAGTTCATGAGGAGCACATATTGTTTCAAGACTCAATGTACTTGTGCACACACATCTATACAGATTCAAAGGGTGTTAAGCATACCGATGTCTATCTATGGTCGGGCAATGGTGTGCCAGAGCCCACACTGGAAGATGTACAGCTGTTTGCCAAGAACCATGCACGCCAGAATCAGGGACGCCTCATCGTTATGCGTCAAGGCCAAGAGACACCCAACTTCTTCGAAGCCCTGGGTGGTATTGTAATCACAAGACGTGGTGCAAAGCCAGGAGCAAAGCAATTCATGCTATGCGGTCGCCGCCACCTCGGACACCTCGCATTTGACGAAGTCGACTACGCGCTCAAGAGTCTCTGCTCCGCATTCCCCTACCTAATCACCACATCCACCGGTAGAGTGTACCTCTGGAAGGGCCGGGGCTGCTCGGCCGAAGAAGTGTCAGGCGCGCGTCTTATGGGCATGGACCTAGCACCGACAGGCGATTACGCCGAGATTGCCGAAGGCTCTGAGCCCCAGGACATGCTCAACACATTCCCACCATCGCTGGTTCCAAACAAGGGGCCGGCCATCCCCCGGTCCGCAGACCACTGGCGCTACAAGGCCACGTCGGACAAGTATCGCGTCCGCCTCTACAAGATTGAACAGACGACGGGCCAGCCGGCTGGATGGGGCCAAGCACTCCAGGTGAGCAGCTCCTTTTTCGCGCCGCTGCTACGAAGACCATCTTGGAACGCTGCTGAACAGAGGCCACAGACGCCAATTACGCCAAAGTCGCCCGTCGGGACGGTCAAAACCGAGATCAAGGAAATCATGCCCTTTTCCCAGCGTGATTTGGAGCCGGAGAATATTTACGTCCTTGATGCCTTTTTCGAAATGTACAT CATCGTCGGCCCCTTGTCTCGCTCACAAGCCCCCGCCTTCTCCACCGCCCTCATGTTCGCACAAGCCTACGGCATGCTCGCCGTCTCAGAAGAAGACCGGCCCTTTATGCCCGTCACCACCGTCGTCCTAGAGGGCGTGCCCCGCGACATGAAGGTCCTGTTTAGACACTGGGACGACAAGTTGATTCCTGCTGCGGGTCTCATGAGCG TCTGA
- a CDS encoding ADP-ribosylation factor — protein sequence MQRLSGASLLVFKNKSDVPGSMSEDEIREGLRLDAIKTHKWHIMTCSAMTGLNLQQGLEWVVQDAKARLFLY from the exons ATGCAGCGTCTCTCAGGCGCCAGCCTACTTGTCTTCAAAAACAAGAGCGACGTGCCTGGCTCCATGAGCGAGGATGAGATACGCGAG GGACTGCGACTCGACGCCATCAAGACACACAAATGGCATATTATGACTTGCAGTGCCATGACGGGCCTGAACCTGCAGCAGGGCCTTGAATGGGTGGTACAGGACGCAAAAGCGCGACTCTTCCTGTATTGA